The Vannielia litorea genome segment GACGGCGGTGGCCAACGCCAAGAGCTCCACCGGGCGGCTCGACCTGCTGACGCGGCTTGTGACCGACCGGGGCGTGGAGTTCGACCGGGTCCCTGCGGGCTACGAAGGCCCGCTCTATGCCGAGATCTGCCCGCGCAGCTTTTCGGTGCTGGTGCGGCCGGGGATGCGGCTGAACCAGCTGCGCTTCCGGCGCGGGCAAGCGGTGCTGGACGACGCGGCGCTGCGCGCGCTCCATGCCGAGGTGCCGCTGGTAGATGGCCCGGCAGTGATCGACGATGGGCTTGGCTTTTCGGTCGATCTGGAGCCGGGCAAGGACGGGCTGGTGGGCTACCGCGCCAAGCCGCACACCGGGATCATCGACCTCGACCGGATTGGTGAATACCCGGCGGCGGAGTTCTGGGAGCGGATCGAGACGCGGGAGGGGCGGATCATCCTCGATCCGGGGGCCTTCTATATTCTGGTGAGCCGTGAGGCGGTGACGATCCCGCCGATGTATGCCGCCGAAATGGCGCCCTATCTGGCGCTGGTGGGCGAGTTCCGGGTGCATTACGCGGGCTTCTTCGACCCCGGGTTCGGCCATGCCGAGGCGGGCGGCGCAGGCTCGCGCGGGGTGCTGGAGGTGCGCTGCCACGAGGCGCCCTTCGTGCTTGAGCACGGGCAGGTCGTGGGGCGGCTGATCTATGAACGCATGGCCGAGCGGCCCGAGCGGCTCTATGGCGCGGAGATCGCCTCCAACTACCAGGGCCAGGGGCTGAAGCTGGCGAAGCACTTCAAGGTTTAGGCCGGTGTCCCAGCCAGCGCGGCTGCGCCTATGGCGACCTCGGGATTGAGTATTTTCAGCAAAAAATGAAGCGGTTGCGCCCTACCCCTAGACCGGGAGCGCGGCGAGGCGGCTTTGGCCGGCTTCGCGGAGGATCTCGGCGAGAGTGGTGAACCAGCCGTCATCTGTGGCGGTCCGGCGGCGCAGCAGGCCGAGCGTGCGGGCGGGCTGCGGCTCGGAGAAGCGGCGCAGGGCGAGTTTGGGCGCGGCGGCCAACTCGGAGGCGGCGGCCAGCTCGGGCAGGAAGGTGAAGCCGAAGCCCTCGGCCACGAGGCCCGAGAGCGTGGCGAGGGAAGAGGCCCCCAGATCGACCCGCGTATCGGCCCGGCGCAGAGCGCAGACCTCCAACGCCTGATCGGCGAGGCAATGGCCCTCTTCAAGCAGCAGCAGACGGTCGGGGTCGAGCGCATTGGGGCTGATCGAGGCGCCCTGCCCGGCCAGCGTGGCGGCATTGCCGGCCAGCAGGAAGCGGTCGGCAAAGAGCGGCTCTTCGATCATCCCGGCCCGGCCCGAGGGAAGCGCGACCACGGCAGCATCAAGCCGCCCGGCCTCCAGCGCGTCGAGCACGGATTCGGTTTGGCTTTCGCGGATGCGCAGCTCAAGCGTAAGGTTGCGCGAGCGGATTAGCGGCAGGGCCACGGGCAAGAGATACGGCGCAACCGTGGGGATGACGCCAAGCGCAAGTCGCCCACCCAGCCCTTCGCGCCAGCGCGTCGCCTGCTCCAGCGCGTCCATCTCGGCCAGCACCGCACGAGCGTGGGCCAAGAGCTCGTGGCCTGCGGGCGTGAGCACAGCGCGGCGCGGCTGACGCTCCACCAACCGCAGGCCGGTTTGCGCCTCCATCTCTTTGATTTGCTGGCTCAGCGCAGGCTGGGAGATGTGCACAAGTTCCGCCGCCCGCACAAAACTTCCGGTTTCGGCAAGGGCGGTAAAGGAGCGAAGTTGGCGGAGGGTGAGGTTCATAAAGCGAGCTAATCGCAGCGCGGCGAAAAAGCAATTTCCATCTCGGAGCGAATCCGGGCAGAAACTGCGGAATTCCACCACTCCGGAATGAAGCCGGGCCGTCAGGCCGGTTTCTGGCGGGCCCCGTCCCCAGCGGGCGCCCGCCACCTTGACCGAGCGCAAGGAAAGGCCCGCGGGCGCATGGCATGCTGGTTTTGCAGCCAGCCAGATGAGCCAGACATGCCCCTGACCGACCACCTGAAGCAGATCACCTATGGCGGGAATGACGGGATCGTCACCACCTTTGCCATCGTCGCCGGATTCGCCGGCGCAGAGGCCGAAGGGGCGGCGGGAATCGGGGCGCTGGCGGTGCTTGTCTTTGGGCTGGCAAACCTCTTTGCTGACGGGGTTTCGATGGGGTTGGGCGAGTTTCTTTCCACCCGCTCGGCGCGGGCACTCTACCGGGCGGAGCGGGCGCGGGTGCTGGCCCGGGCGAACCGGGCGGCGCTGGTGGCTGTGCTCGGGCAGCGCGGCCTTGGCGCGGGTACGGCGGCGCGGGTCGCGGAGGGGTTGGAGGAAAGCCCGGAGCTGGTGGCCGACCTGCTGGCGGGTGCGGGCGTGGCCCTGCCCGACTTGCGCAGCGCCCGGCCTGCGGTGGATGGCCTCGTGACCTTTGGCGCCTTTCTGGCCTTCGGGCTGGTGCCGCTGCTGCCGTTCCTGCTCACCGGGCCGGAGGCGGACAGCGCGGCTGCCTCGGCATTGGCGAGCCTCGGGGCCTTGCTGGCGCTCGGCCTGCTCAGGGCGCGGGCGACGGGTGAGCGGGTGGCACGCGCGCTGGCGGAGGTGGTGGGCGTGGGGGCGCTTTGCGGGCTGGTGGCCTTTGCTGTGGGGGCTTTGGTGGGCTGACCACGTCACGGGGCATAACGAAAAGCCGCACAGGGTGATCCCCGCCCCTGACCAAGAAAAAACCCGCGCGGGGTGATCCCCGCGCGGGCTCCAGCAGTGGAGACTGCTCACCTCAATCTTGCGTCAGCCGATCATATGCGCCTCCGGCCCGTAGGCCTCTTCGTAGTGCCGCTTCAGCCGTTGGAGCGCGATGCGCAGCACGATCTTGCCGGAGCGGGCCGACCAGCCCATGCGCTTTTCGGTGGCTTCCAGCCCTTCGAGAAAGCAGCAGCAGC includes the following:
- a CDS encoding 2'-deoxycytidine 5'-triphosphate deaminase, with protein sequence MSETTGVLPGQAVSAMIERGSLRGAPDVTEAQIQPASLDLRLGTVAYRVRASFLPGKGATVAERLGEFGMHEVSLEGGAVLEKGCVYLVPLMESLSLEPGLTAVANAKSSTGRLDLLTRLVTDRGVEFDRVPAGYEGPLYAEICPRSFSVLVRPGMRLNQLRFRRGQAVLDDAALRALHAEVPLVDGPAVIDDGLGFSVDLEPGKDGLVGYRAKPHTGIIDLDRIGEYPAAEFWERIETREGRIILDPGAFYILVSREAVTIPPMYAAEMAPYLALVGEFRVHYAGFFDPGFGHAEAGGAGSRGVLEVRCHEAPFVLEHGQVVGRLIYERMAERPERLYGAEIASNYQGQGLKLAKHFKV
- a CDS encoding VIT1/CCC1 transporter family protein; the protein is MPLTDHLKQITYGGNDGIVTTFAIVAGFAGAEAEGAAGIGALAVLVFGLANLFADGVSMGLGEFLSTRSARALYRAERARVLARANRAALVAVLGQRGLGAGTAARVAEGLEESPELVADLLAGAGVALPDLRSARPAVDGLVTFGAFLAFGLVPLLPFLLTGPEADSAAASALASLGALLALGLLRARATGERVARALAEVVGVGALCGLVAFAVGALVG
- a CDS encoding hydrogen peroxide-inducible genes activator; this encodes MNLTLRQLRSFTALAETGSFVRAAELVHISQPALSQQIKEMEAQTGLRLVERQPRRAVLTPAGHELLAHARAVLAEMDALEQATRWREGLGGRLALGVIPTVAPYLLPVALPLIRSRNLTLELRIRESQTESVLDALEAGRLDAAVVALPSGRAGMIEEPLFADRFLLAGNAATLAGQGASISPNALDPDRLLLLEEGHCLADQALEVCALRRADTRVDLGASSLATLSGLVAEGFGFTFLPELAAASELAAAPKLALRRFSEPQPARTLGLLRRRTATDDGWFTTLAEILREAGQSRLAALPV